Proteins co-encoded in one Lineus longissimus chromosome 11, tnLinLong1.2, whole genome shotgun sequence genomic window:
- the LOC135495839 gene encoding GLIPR1-like protein 1, with protein sequence MHRSSIWILGLILTVLPALSVAYRQSTAPVDKLASIHNKYRRVIALSNGGASNMKKMIWDRNLEEEATKKASCDNTKTLLNPSTSSFEVDFMEEMSMYSTNADLVSLKSSLNSIVRSWFRESLHYIPSLNMCQPGKDCSHYTQMAAAEAERIGCAVNPYCVNGRQPALFIVCLYSPGIESRLDPGQPLYSSGASCTRCQNSTPFCEDGLCVSCRGPHCDCRKTCARNGHGEGKLNKTTCTCKCEYGNGPNCDEPCEQPEMYADYYDPCGEITNEDCDVKNPDRALIMQFCPTACACTPMPKQTLHL encoded by the exons GGCTGATTTTGACCGTATTACCCGCCCTTTCCGTTGCTTATCGGCAGAGTACAGCGCCTGTAGATAAATTAGCCTCCATTCATAACAAATACAGACGGGTGATAGCGTTGAGCAATGGCGGTGCGTCcaacatgaaaaaaatg ATATGGGACAGAAACTTGGAGGAAGAAGCTACCAAAAAGGCATCATGTGATAATACAAAAACTCTGCTAAACCCAAGCACATCATCTTTCGAAGTCGATTTCATGGAAGAGATGTCCATGTACAGCACGAATGCGGACTTAGTGAGTCTAAAATCCTCGCTCAATTCGATAGTACGGAGTTGGTTCAGAGAAAgtttacattacataccatctTTGAACATGTGTCAACCCGGGAAGGACTGCTCTCATTATACGCAG ATGGCAGCCGCAGAAGCGGAGCGAATAGGATGTGCAGTAAACCCGTACTGTGTGAATGGCCGACAGCCCGCCCTCTTCATTGTTTGTCTGTATTCTCCGGG GATAGAGTCACGACTAGACCCCGGACAACCACTTTACTCCTCTGGAGCGTCTTGTACTAGGTGCCAAAACTCCACACCCTTCTGCGAAGATGGTCTATGCG TAAGTTGCCGCGGTCCACACTGTG attgccGGAAAACCTGCGCGAGAAATGGCCATGGCGAAGGCAAGCTGAACAAGACAACGTGCACGTGTAAATGTGAATATGGGAACGGACCGAACTGTGATG AACCCTGCGAACAACCTGAAATGTACGCCGACTACTATGACCCTTGCGGGGAAATCACGAACGAAGATTGTGACGTCAAGAACCCAGACCGTGCCTTAATTATGCAATTCTGTCCAACAGCATGCGCGTGCA CACCGATGCCAAAACAAACGCTTCATCTCTGA
- the LOC135495551 gene encoding monomeric sarcosine oxidase-like isoform X1 — MSSFDYIVVGCGGIGSGAVYWLSKVAGKGVLGLEQFSIGHVRGGSQDYSRIIRHLYHDEMYTKLTQATYDTWADVEKESGLQLVYKCGTLDLAPRDAPAAQVIEKCADALDKQRIKYEKLDGLGIRRYFPQWKFGAEMVGLYQRDGGLVDAASGNAAHIQLARGNGATVIDNCAVTGIRKLGPNNIQVTTNKGEFRCKRVIVTAGAWINDVLGSCGVHLPVTVTQEQVTYYATPHMRDFTKDKFPVFIYHGDSHDLYGLPIYGNTGTKMGIDVGGHEVTGDTRTWTPDPVRENKQEDFLKRFLPKFLGPILETRTCLYTMTPDRNFVVDNLARKGLPEVSFCCGAGHAYKFASLLGKILSQLAIDGRTTYDISKFSMEREAIADPNFPKNFGLGRVVGVHKAKL; from the exons ATGTCATCGTTTGATTACATCGTGGTAGGATGTGGAGGGATCGGGAGCGGAGCGGTCTACTGGCTCTCAAAGGTTGCTGGCAAAG GTGTGCTGGGCTTGGAACAGTTTTCAATTGGTCATGTCCGGGGCGGATCGCAGGATTACTCAAGGatcat CCGTCATCTCTACCATGATGAGATGTATACCAAGTTGACCCAAGCAACGTATGACAC CTGGGCCGACGTCGAGAAAGAATCAGGCCTTCAGCTGGTTTATAAGTGTGGCACCCTCGACCTGGCGCCTAGAGATGCCCCTGCGGCCCAGGTTATTGAGAAGTGCGCTGATGCATTGGACAAGCAGAGAATAAA ATATGAGAAGCTTGATGGCCTCGGCATTCGTCGCTACTTCCCACAGTGGAAGTTCGGCGCAGAGATGGTTGGGCTCTACCAGCGGGACGGTGGGTTGGTCGACGCAGCTTCTGGGAATGCGGCGCATATCCAGCTGGCCAGGGGAAATGGGGCGACTGTCATCGACAACTGTGCTGTGACGGGGATACGAAAGTTGGGGCCGAATAATATACAG GTTACCACAAACAAGGGTGAGTTCCGCTGTAAGCGCGTGATAGTCACTGCCGGGGCCTGGATAAACGATGTCCTCGGCTCATGCGGTGTCCACCTCCCCGTCACTGTCACCCAAGAACAGGTAACCTATTACGCTACGCCGCATATGAGGGATTTCACGAAAGACAA ATTTCCCGTGTTCATCTACCACGGTGACTCTCATGACCTGTACGGCCTCCCAATCTACGGCAACACTGGCACCAAAATGGGGATTGATGTGGGAGGACATGAGGTGACCGGAGACACCAGGACATGGACACCTGATCCTGTTCGCGAGAACAAACAAGAAGATTTCCTGAAAAGGTTTCTGCCGAAG TTCCTTGGCCCTATCCTTGAGACAAGGACTTGTCTGTACACCATGACGCCCGACAGGAACTTCGTGGTGGACAACCTGGCCAGGAAGGGTCTTCCCGAGGTCAGCTTCTGCTGTGGAGCCGGCCATGCCTATAA GTTCGCCTCTCTTCTCGGGAAGATTCTAAGTCAGCTTGCAATAGATGGCCGCACAACCTACGATATCAGCAAGTTCTCCATGGAGAGAGAGGCCATCGCCGACCCGAATTTCCCCAAGAATTTTGGCCTTGGAAGAGTTGTTGGGGTCCAcaaggctaaactttag
- the LOC135495551 gene encoding monomeric sarcosine oxidase-like isoform X2 yields MSSFDYIVVGCGGIGSGAVYWLSKVAGKGVLGLEQFSIGHVRGGSQDYSRIIRHLYHDEMYTKLTQATYDTYEKLDGLGIRRYFPQWKFGAEMVGLYQRDGGLVDAASGNAAHIQLARGNGATVIDNCAVTGIRKLGPNNIQVTTNKGEFRCKRVIVTAGAWINDVLGSCGVHLPVTVTQEQVTYYATPHMRDFTKDKFPVFIYHGDSHDLYGLPIYGNTGTKMGIDVGGHEVTGDTRTWTPDPVRENKQEDFLKRFLPKFLGPILETRTCLYTMTPDRNFVVDNLARKGLPEVSFCCGAGHAYKFASLLGKILSQLAIDGRTTYDISKFSMEREAIADPNFPKNFGLGRVVGVHKAKL; encoded by the exons ATGTCATCGTTTGATTACATCGTGGTAGGATGTGGAGGGATCGGGAGCGGAGCGGTCTACTGGCTCTCAAAGGTTGCTGGCAAAG GTGTGCTGGGCTTGGAACAGTTTTCAATTGGTCATGTCCGGGGCGGATCGCAGGATTACTCAAGGatcat CCGTCATCTCTACCATGATGAGATGTATACCAAGTTGACCCAAGCAACGTATGACAC ATATGAGAAGCTTGATGGCCTCGGCATTCGTCGCTACTTCCCACAGTGGAAGTTCGGCGCAGAGATGGTTGGGCTCTACCAGCGGGACGGTGGGTTGGTCGACGCAGCTTCTGGGAATGCGGCGCATATCCAGCTGGCCAGGGGAAATGGGGCGACTGTCATCGACAACTGTGCTGTGACGGGGATACGAAAGTTGGGGCCGAATAATATACAG GTTACCACAAACAAGGGTGAGTTCCGCTGTAAGCGCGTGATAGTCACTGCCGGGGCCTGGATAAACGATGTCCTCGGCTCATGCGGTGTCCACCTCCCCGTCACTGTCACCCAAGAACAGGTAACCTATTACGCTACGCCGCATATGAGGGATTTCACGAAAGACAA ATTTCCCGTGTTCATCTACCACGGTGACTCTCATGACCTGTACGGCCTCCCAATCTACGGCAACACTGGCACCAAAATGGGGATTGATGTGGGAGGACATGAGGTGACCGGAGACACCAGGACATGGACACCTGATCCTGTTCGCGAGAACAAACAAGAAGATTTCCTGAAAAGGTTTCTGCCGAAG TTCCTTGGCCCTATCCTTGAGACAAGGACTTGTCTGTACACCATGACGCCCGACAGGAACTTCGTGGTGGACAACCTGGCCAGGAAGGGTCTTCCCGAGGTCAGCTTCTGCTGTGGAGCCGGCCATGCCTATAA GTTCGCCTCTCTTCTCGGGAAGATTCTAAGTCAGCTTGCAATAGATGGCCGCACAACCTACGATATCAGCAAGTTCTCCATGGAGAGAGAGGCCATCGCCGACCCGAATTTCCCCAAGAATTTTGGCCTTGGAAGAGTTGTTGGGGTCCAcaaggctaaactttag
- the LOC135495592 gene encoding frizzled-4-like isoform X2 — MSLFRITFTFVLLFILMTCTSAGSLRRDRRYRRKLCRKLSVPMCSDGKVNYDFTAASTPNDFVANLYWPMINIGCSEYIRLFLCSFAYPSCLPQDGTTLPPCRSLCVQVMQKCQPLMAREFTMSWPEDLRCWQFPNDNCMDANGPVLSPPPGRCSKNIGIEESAGARFTNQFESSRVDVVLDSANAIIEESSPQWADMSLDFRTTSATTQVIFVASRYSTRKGRSYENSVVAFLDNGFLGCNVRCGIVRSDVMDNVRVPLNDGKWHKISFDTRQGTLVVDNSIPAVQCYGGASDCRDFGEVTIGNWMRGVSPVHRRKTGDLSEARFDGCIRNLRLSRLNQILPIVTRYNLVSNCCS, encoded by the exons ATGTCTCTCTTTCGGATAACTTTTACCTTTGTGCTTCTGTTCATCTTAATGACCTGCACTTCAGCCGGATCTCTCAGGAGAGATCGGCGCTACAGGAGAAAACTCTGCCGAAAACTATCAGTTCCAATGTGCTCTGACGGTAAAGTGAACTACGACTTCACCGCAGCCAGTACACCCAATGACTTCGTGGCGAATCTCTACTGGCCCATGATTAACATAGGATGTTCTGAGTACATTAGGTTGTTCCTGTGCTCATTCGCGTACCCCTCATGTCTCCCCCAAGACGGCACAACCCTGCCCCCTTGTCGCTCTCTTTGCGTTCAAGTCATGCAGAAGTGTCAACCACTGATGGCCCGGGAGTTCACCATGTCCTGGCCGGAGGACCTGCGCTGCTGGCAGTTTCCTAACGACAACTGTATGGATGCCAATGGTCCAGTGTTGTCTCCTCCTCCTGGTAGATGTTCG AAAAACATCGGCATAGAGGAGAGTGCAGGTGCCAGATTCACTAACCAGTTTGAATCAAGTCGGGTGGATGTGGTTTTAGACTCGGCCAACGCTATCATTGAAGAAAG TTCTCCACAATGGGCCGACATGTCACTCGACTTCCGTACCACCTCTGCCACAACACAGGTGATCTTCGTCGCTTCTCGTTATTCCACGCGTAAAGGCAGGTCCTACGAGAACTCGGTTGTGGCTTTCCTGGATAATGGCTTCTTGGGCTGTAATGTCCGATGCGGGATAGTGCGCAGTGACGTCATGGATAATGTCAGGGTGCCGCTGAATGATGGAAAATGGCACAAG ATAAGTTTTGACACTCGCCAGGGGACGCTAGTGGTGGACAACTCTATCCCAGCAGTCCAGTGTTACGGTGGTGCTTCGGACTGTCGGGACTTTGGAGAGGTGACCATCGGAAACTGGATGAGAGGGGTCTCGCCTGTGCACAGGAGAAAG ACCGGAGATCTCTCAGAAGCGCGGTTTGACGGATGTATAAGGAATCTTCGCTTATCTCGCTTGAACCAGATACTACCAATTGTCACGCGATACAACCTCGTCTCCAACTGCTGCAGCTAA
- the LOC135495592 gene encoding uncharacterized protein LOC135495592 isoform X1: MSLFRITFTFVLLFILMTCTSAGSLRRDRRYRRKLCRKLSVPMCSDGKVNYDFTAASTPNDFVANLYWPMINIGCSEYIRLFLCSFAYPSCLPQDGTTLPPCRSLCVQVMQKCQPLMAREFTMSWPEDLRCWQFPNDNCMDANGPVLSPPPGRCSKNIGIEESAGARFTNQFESSRVDVVLDSANAIIEESSPKWANKSLDKKSSSPQWADMSLDFRTTSATTQVIFVASRYSTRKGRSYENSVVAFLDNGFLGCNVRCGIVRSDVMDNVRVPLNDGKWHKISFDTRQGTLVVDNSIPAVQCYGGASDCRDFGEVTIGNWMRGVSPVHRRKTGDLSEARFDGCIRNLRLSRLNQILPIVTRYNLVSNCCS; this comes from the exons ATGTCTCTCTTTCGGATAACTTTTACCTTTGTGCTTCTGTTCATCTTAATGACCTGCACTTCAGCCGGATCTCTCAGGAGAGATCGGCGCTACAGGAGAAAACTCTGCCGAAAACTATCAGTTCCAATGTGCTCTGACGGTAAAGTGAACTACGACTTCACCGCAGCCAGTACACCCAATGACTTCGTGGCGAATCTCTACTGGCCCATGATTAACATAGGATGTTCTGAGTACATTAGGTTGTTCCTGTGCTCATTCGCGTACCCCTCATGTCTCCCCCAAGACGGCACAACCCTGCCCCCTTGTCGCTCTCTTTGCGTTCAAGTCATGCAGAAGTGTCAACCACTGATGGCCCGGGAGTTCACCATGTCCTGGCCGGAGGACCTGCGCTGCTGGCAGTTTCCTAACGACAACTGTATGGATGCCAATGGTCCAGTGTTGTCTCCTCCTCCTGGTAGATGTTCG AAAAACATCGGCATAGAGGAGAGTGCAGGTGCCAGATTCACTAACCAGTTTGAATCAAGTCGGGTGGATGTGGTTTTAGACTCGGCCAACGCTATCATTGAAGAAAG TTCTCCAAAATGGGCTAACAAGTCCTTGGACAAAAAGTCAAG TTCTCCACAATGGGCCGACATGTCACTCGACTTCCGTACCACCTCTGCCACAACACAGGTGATCTTCGTCGCTTCTCGTTATTCCACGCGTAAAGGCAGGTCCTACGAGAACTCGGTTGTGGCTTTCCTGGATAATGGCTTCTTGGGCTGTAATGTCCGATGCGGGATAGTGCGCAGTGACGTCATGGATAATGTCAGGGTGCCGCTGAATGATGGAAAATGGCACAAG ATAAGTTTTGACACTCGCCAGGGGACGCTAGTGGTGGACAACTCTATCCCAGCAGTCCAGTGTTACGGTGGTGCTTCGGACTGTCGGGACTTTGGAGAGGTGACCATCGGAAACTGGATGAGAGGGGTCTCGCCTGTGCACAGGAGAAAG ACCGGAGATCTCTCAGAAGCGCGGTTTGACGGATGTATAAGGAATCTTCGCTTATCTCGCTTGAACCAGATACTACCAATTGTCACGCGATACAACCTCGTCTCCAACTGCTGCAGCTAA
- the LOC135495585 gene encoding zinc finger protein 236-like yields MSLQVDQESEVTPENVTEYTIIQQVPQDDAAAYSDMATSVSDGTHTFTVPASLSEDMALDPNVRQSVVQILEQAMAQQQSAQTQVIQNVYFTVDPNSGHAILHNLTDDQAMLANLQPGMQQGMEEDTYAQLVDAAGTTGDQVVHIQIESQNQENIPPQQASIKVESDLPHTSEPDPTHIGPQRPPKRSGRPKLNIEIKPPVGKGPYKCDHCEKVFPKWPQLQRHLRTHDEDKPYRCIDCFMTFNVEENLRLHAAIHNIDNPKCPECGKKFTRVASLKAHLMMHEREESLMCSECGDEFGLQSQLDRHMEEHREEQEGRRRYPCKQCTQEFGRMHLLREHMKQHYKIKSSMSHKTYRRQIDRTRFPHKCAHCGKTFLKPSQLQRHIRIHTGERPFECHVCDKAFNQKGALQIHMTKHTGNKPHVCDFCPMPFSQKGNLRAHIARVHTPSKDGDNSTYTCEECSCVFKKLGSLNAHMSKAHSEPTDLATAVEMNRKQTGDSKQAVSDVIHQLLQLSKQVSDQQPSVSGVNNDILQQALTDSGLTANPDKATAGADLKPPVSVPQKIPLQLSESGMATLAIHDAATGLMKRHVIRKVNGIRWHQCTYCSKEFKKPSDLVRHIRIHTHEKPYKCTACFRAFAVKSTLTGHMKTHTGNKDFRCEVCEKMFSTQGSLKVHLRLHTGSKPFDCSHCDKKFRTSGHRKSHEASHYKENSPKKPRRPIKRSSKPDISLPDIPLQEPILITDTGLIQQPSRTAMFTSYLGETTSVDRPYKCQYCSRGFKKSSHLKQHVRSHTGEKPYKCLQCLRQFVSSGVLKAHIRTHSGLKSYKCLICDSTFTTNGSLKRHMSIHSEVRPFMCPYCQKTFKTSVNCKKHMKTHKHELAMQALQQHPDQSDQPEITDTIQDDQDDVPQPAQTQVITQTDTEIVTNLEVQIPHHHGQPQQVIQEQPDLTLSQPDVVLHTEDLNTANVITDGLDQSALEQQLQQTLNQQIFGNQQNLLGNQQNFNQITFSQGQFTVGPTLQKMLDVNSFTGALNTPVTSVSNPLPSTSMQNILQTRENELTPAQQERQAVIQQETDDGKRSYRCCYCDKGFKKSSHLKQHIRSHTGEKPYKCGQCTRMFVSAGVLRAHLKTHTGVREFKCHVCSATFTTNGSLTRHMMIHTTAKAFQCPLCPEQFRTSIHCKRHMKTHSQAEGADDDEDYVPGDDEDTADEGGKAQNSSTRGRAKSTIIQITEEQAAKLTETSMEQDMSVSEKILIQSASEKDRIAQVQEDDDGAVTEKMQKHAHACSSCDKSFKKPSDLVRHLRIHSGEKPYECSICHRQFTVKSTLDCHMKTHSQVDKSFKCHVCNSLFSTKGSLKVHMRLHTGAKPFKCKHCDARFRTSGHRKSHMQSHFRPSAVPKKRKAPSRPADQLQPINMLNQPAEIPAVQNQVINLDNSLLQSGNVMPISLSIDSFGALNESGLAAQVLQGLEGIQLQLTGGLGSLGQGIQISGLDPSLVSQTVQIDASLLQQIQQQGNFNVQVNPGLVNQTLQVADPNLIQNIQVQSSLPDDSVNPNVIVQPMASLTSDAEDDTEEGVEIPTGEVYETTTEVVDQVHNESLVEEHDTTTIHDITDQALMEESRIDMDTTDRIHVCQVCDKAFKRASHLRDHLQTHTMSASKSKATPHKCNTCEKAFAKPSQLERHRRIHTGERPFVCTICQKAFNQKNALQMHLKKHAGSKDYKCPYCMIGFVQKGNLKTHIRRAHHTDMVQSMNIPKGDGMDMLNKMDDVVVESSSITMTTGADGEMKDEGSSWVEGVVSELFQS; encoded by the exons ATGTCCCTGCAAGTGGACCAAGAATCAGAAGTTACACCGGAAAATGTCACTG AATACACAATAATCCAACAAGTCCCTCAAGATGATGCAGCCGCGTACTCGGACATGGCAACTTCTGTCAGCGATGGCACACACACATTCACAGTCCCTGCAAGTCTGTCAGAAGACATGGCGTTGGACCCCAATGTCCGTCAAAGTGTCGTGCAGATATTGGAGCAAGCAATGGCCCAGCAGCAGTCGGCACAGACGCAGGTCATACAGAATGTCTACTTCACAGTGGATCCCAACAGTGGCCATGCTATCCTCCATAACCTGACAGATGATCAAGCAATGTTAGCTAACCTGCAGCCTGGAATGCAGCAAGGCATGGAGGAGGATACTTATGCTCAGTTAGTGGATGCGGCTGGAACGACCGGAGATCAG GTTGTTCACATCCAGATAGAATCTCAAAACCAAGAGAACATCCCTCCCCAGCAGGCATCTATAAAGGTAGAGTCTGATCTGCCCCACACCTCTGAGCCTGATCCTACCCATATTGGACCACAGCGACCACCTAAACGCTCTGGACGTCCCAAGCTCAACATAGAAATAAAACCTCCCGTGGGAAAG GGTCCATACAAATGTGACCACTGTGAAAAGGTCTTCCCCAAGTGGCCTCAGCTTCAGCGCCATCTACGAACACACGATGAAGACAAGCCATACCGCTGCATTGATTGCTTCATGACGTTCAACGTGGAGGAGAATCTCCGGCTACACGCGGCCATCCACAATATTGATAACCCAAAATGTCCGGAATGTGGCAAGAAGTTTACCCGGGTGGCGAGTTTGAAAGCTCATCTAATGATGCATGAGAGAGAGGAGAGTCTCATGTGCTCAGAGTGTGGCGATGAGTTTGGTTTGCAG AGCCAACTTGATCGCCATATGGAAGAGCACCGAGAAGAGCAAGAAGGCCGACGGAGGTATCCATGCAAGCAGTGCACACAGGAGTTCGGCCGGATGCATCTGCTCCGTGAGCATATGAAGCAGCATTATAAAATCAA GTCCTCCATGTCTCACAAGACATACCGGCGTCAGATTGACCGGACCCGTTTCCCCCACAAGTGCGCTCACTGCGGCAAGACCTTCCTCAAGCCAAGTCAGCTTCAACGTCACATCCgaattcatacaggagaaagaccattcgaGTGCCATGTCTGTGATAAAGCTTTCAACCAAAAGGGGGCGCTGCAGATTCATATGACCAAACATACGGGCAATAAGCCGCATGTGTGTGACTTCTGTCCGATGCCTTTCTCACAGAAGGGAAATCTTCGAGCTCATATTGCG AGAGTGCACACCCCTTCAAAAGATGGTGACAACTCCACTTACACCTGTGAAGAATGTAGCTGTGTGTTCAAGAAGCTCGGCAGCCTCAACGCTCACATGAGCAAGGCTCACAGTGAACCAACGGACCTTGCCACAGCGGTTGAAATGAATAGAAAGCAGACTGGAGACAGCAAACAGGCTGTCAGCGATGTCATTCATCAGCTGTTGCAGTTATCGAAACAGGTGTCAGACCAGCAG CCAAGTGTGAGTGGTGTTAACAATGACATACTCCAGCAGGCCCTGACTGACAGTGGTCTCACCGCCAACCCAGATAAAGCAACTGCTGGAGCAGATCTGAAACCTCCAGTGTCTGTTCCACAAAAGATCCCTCTACAGCTGAGTGAGAGTGGTATGGCGACTCTGGCGATTCATGATGCAGCGACTGGGCTCATGAAGAGACATGTCATCAGAAAG GTAAACGGCATCCGATGGCACCAGTGCACTTACTGTAGCAAGGAGTTCAAAAAGCCTAGTGACCTCGTGCGTCACATTCGCATCCACACCCACGAGAAACCCTACAAGTGCACGGCATGCTTCCGGGCGTTCGCCGTCAAGAGCACGCTGACAGGCCACATGAAGACCCACACTGGCAATAAAGACTTTAGATGTGAGGTCTGTGAGAAGATGTTCTCAACACAGGGAAGCTTGAAGGTGCATCTCCGGTTACACACAG GTTCCAAGCCATTTGACTGTTCCCATTGTGACAAGAAGTTCCGAACCTCCGGTCACCGGAAAAGTCACGAGGCTTCCCACTACAAGGAGAACTCACCCAAGAAGCCTCGTCGCCCTATCAAGAGGTCGTCCAAGCCTGATATATCACTCCCAGATATACCGCTGCAGGAACCCATTCTTATCACAGACACTG GTCTCATCCAACAGCCGTCAAGGACGGCCATGTTTACCTCTTACCTTGGTGAAACCACCAGCGTCGACCGCCCTTACAAGTGCCAGTACTGTTCTCGAGGATTTAAGAAGTCCAGTCATCTCAAACAGCATGTCAGATCACACACAG GAGAGAAACCTTATAAATGCCTGCAGTGCCTTCGCCAGTTCGTGTCAAGCGGCGTCCTGAAGGCTCACATCCGCACTCACTCGGGACTCAAGTCTTACAAGTGTCTCATCTGTGACAGCACGTTTACCACCAACGGCAGCTTGAAGCGTCACATGTCCATCCACAGCGAGGTCCGGCCGTTCATGTGCCCGTATTGTCAGAAGACATTCAAGACATCGGTCAACTGTAAGAAGCATATGAAGACACATAA acaTGAGTTGGCCATGCAGGCCCTCCAACAGCACCCTGACCAGTCCGACCAGCCGGAGATCACAGACACCATACAAGATGACCAAGATGATGTCCCACAACCTGCTCAGACCCAGGTCATCACGCAAACTGACACAGAGATTGTGACGAACCTGGAGGTCCAGATCCCACATCATCACGGCCAGCCACAACAAGTGATCCAGGAGCAACCTGACCTGACCTTGAGTCAACCTGATGTTGTGCTCCACACTGAGGACCTGAATACTGCCAATGTGATTACTGATGGCCTCGATCAGAGTGCCCTAGAGCAGCAGCTGCAACAGACTCTCAATCAACAG ATCTTTGGCAACCAACAGAATCTATTGGGCAACCAGCAAAACTTCAACCAGATAACATTCAGCCAGGGCCAGTTCACTGTCGGCCCAACCCTGCAGAAAATGTTGGACGTCAACTCATTTACTGGTGCACTGAACACGCCGGTGACGTCCGTTTCTAATCCACTGCCAAGTACATCCATGCAGAACATACTCCAAACAAG GGAGAATGAGCTGACCCCCGCCCAGCAAGAGCGCCAGGCCGTCATCCAACAGGAGACTGACGATGGTAAACGTTCATACCGGTGTTGTTACTGTGACAAAGGCTTCAAGAAGTCAAGTCACCTCAAGCAACATATCCGTTCacatactggagaaaaaccatacaAATGTGGCCAGTGCACCAGGATGTTCGTGTCAGCAGGTGTACTCCGGGCTCATCTGAAGACGCACACCGGAGTTAGG GAGTTCAAGTGTCATGTATGCAGCGCCACCTTCACTACGAACGGCTCATTAACTCGGCACATGATGATTCACACGACCGCCAAGGCATTCCAGTGTCCACTCTGTCCTGAACAGTTCCGAACGTCAATCCATTGTAAGAGACACATGAAGACCCACAGTCAGGCGGAGGGGgccgatgatgatgaagactaTGTGCCTGGAG ATGATGAGGACACAGCTGATGAAGGAGGCAAGGCACAGAACTCGTCAACACGAGGGAGGGCGAAATCAACAATCATACAAATCACTGAAGAACAAGCTGCCAAACTCACTGAAACCAGCATGGAGCAAGACATGTCTGTATCAGAGAAAATCCTCATCCAGTCTGCATCTGAGAAAGATCGCATTGCACAGGTTCAGGAGGATGATGATGGTGCTGTCACCGAGAAAATGCAGAAGCATGCACATGCTTGTAGTTCATGtgataaaagttttaaaaagccGTCAGATCTGGTTCGTCACCTGAGGATCCACTcgggagagaaaccatatgagtGTAGTATATGTCATCGGCAGTTTACCGTTAAGTCCACGTTGGATTGTCACATGAAGACACATTCTCAAG TGGACAAGTCGTTTAAATGCCATGTCTGCAACTCACTCTTCTCCACCAAGGGAAGTCTGAAAGTTCACATGCGACTCCACACGGGAGCGAAACCTTTCAAGTGTAAACACTGTGATGCTCGCTTCCGCACATCGGGACATCGCAAGAGTCATATGCAGTCTCACTTCAGGCCATCAGCTGTGCCGAAGAAGAGGAAGGCACCATCACGTCCGGCAGACCAACTCCAGCCAATTAATATGCTGAACCAACCAGCTGAGATACCAGCAGTGCAGAACCAAGTGATCAACTTAGACAATTCTCTCCTCCAGTCGGGTAATGTCATGCCAATCTCATTATCCATTGATTCATTCGGCGCGTTGAATGAGAGTGGATTAGCTGCGCAGGTCTTGCAAGGTTTGGAGGGGATTCAGCTGCAGCTGACTGGGGGCCTCGGGAGCCTTGGTCAGGGGATACAGATCTCTGGTCTTGATCCAAGCCTTGTCTCACAGACAGTGCAAATCGATGCTAGCCTTCTCCAACAGATACAGCAACAAGGTAACTTCAATGTGCAGGTCAACCCAGGGCTCGTCAACCAGACATTACAAGTGGCAGACCCGAACCTTATCCAAAATATCCAAGTACAGTCATCGTTACCAGATGATTCTGTGAATCCTAATGTCATTGTGCAACCGATGGCATCGTTAACGTCCGATGCAGAAGATGATACTGAGGAAGGGGTGGAGATTCCGACGGGAGAGGTGTATGAGACAACGACTGAGGTGGTGGATCAAGTTCATAACGAATCTCTGGTTGAAGAGCATGATACAACGACCATCCATGACATCACCGACCAAGCTCTGATGGAGGAATCAAGGATAGATATGGACACGACAGACAGGATTCATGTATGCCAG GTCTGTGACAAAGCTTTCAAGAGGGCCAGCCACCTGAGGGACCACCTCCAGACCCACACCATGTCAGCGTCCAAGAGCAAAGCAACACCCCATAAATGTAACACATGTGAGAAAGCGTTTGCTAAGCCTAGTCAGTTGGAGAGGCATCGAAGGATACACACAG GCGAGCGTCCGTTTGTTTGTACCATCTGCCAGAAAGCATTCAACCAGAAGAACGCCCTCCAGATGCATCTCAAGAAACACGCTGGCAGCAAGGATTATAAATGTCCCTATTGTATGATAggatttgtacagaaag GTAACCTCAAGACCCACATCAGGCGAGCTCACCACACAGACATGGTACAGTCGATGAATATACCCAAGGGTGACGGCATGGACATGTTGAACAAAATGGACGATGTTGTTGTTGAGAGTTCGTCTATCACCATGACAACTGGTGCAGATGGAGAAATGAAGGATGAGGGGTCGAGTTGGGTAGAGGGTGTGGTGTCTGAATTGTTTCAGTCATGA